CCGCCCTGGTCACAGGCGCGGCGGCGGGCATCGGCTGGCAGCAGGGCTTCGATGATCCGTTGTTCGCCTTTGCCGCCACCGTGGCGTTCGTGGTGATGTACGACGCCAGCGGCGTGCGCCGGGCCGCCGGGCTCCAGGCTGGTGCGATCAATGCCCTGCCGCCTGCCACTTGGCAGGACGCCGCACCAGCCAAGCCGCTGAAGGAAAACCTGGGCCACACGCGCCTGGAGGTGCTGGCCGGCAGCCTGATGGGCCCCGCCATCGCCCTCACCGGTCTGGCCCTGGCGGGTTCGCCGCTGCAGATCGCCCAGAGCTGGGGCTGGTTGCCGCTGGCTTGAGCCTTCCTTCCGCTGATGCCCAAGCCTTCACGCCAGGTCAGCGCCAGGCGGTCAAGGCCTTCGTGGCCTGGCTGGACGCTCCTGCCGATGGTCGGCCTTTCGTGCTGAGCGGCTACGCCGGAACCGGCAAGACGTACCTCTCGATGGCCTTTCTGGCGGAGGTGGAGCGTCGGGATCTCTGCTGGACCGTGGTGGCTCCCACCCACAAAGCGGTGGGCGTGCTGCGCCAGTACCTCGAGCTCAGCGGCCTGCGGCCCACCTGGTTTCCCTCCACCCTGCACCGGCTGCTGCGCCTGAAGCTGCGCCGTGACGGCGGCCGCGAGATCTGTGAGGAAACCGAGCAGACGGCGGTGGCCTTGGAGCCGCTGGCCCTGGTGCTGATCGATGAGGCCTCGATGGTGGACAGCACCCTGCTGCAGATCGCCCTGCGCTGCGCCCATCCCTACGGCACCCGGCTGGTGTTCGTGGGCGATCCCGCCCAGCTGCCGCCCGTGGGGGAACCGCTCAGCCCCGTGTTCGATCTGCAGCGGGCCGAGCTGGCCCGGCTCGAGCAGGTGGTGCGCCACCAGGGTCCGGTGCTGCGCCTGGCCACCGGCCTGCGGGAGCAGCGGCTGCCCTGCCGGTTGCCGCCTCAGCTGCCGGCCATCCGGCAGCCGGAGGGCATGGTGGCCCTGCTGGAGCGCTCCGCCTGGCTGGCGGCGGCTCAGCAGGCCCTGCGCCGCGCCGCCGAGGGGGACAACCCCGATCAGGCCCGCATCCTCTGTTACACGAACCGCAGCCTTGAGCAGCTGGTGCCCCTCGCCCGGCGCGCCATCCACGGCGAGATGGCCGACCAGCTGCCGGTGTTGCCGGGTGAAGTGCTGATCACGCGCATGGCGGTGATGGCGCCCGCCTGCCGGGAGGGGGCGGAGGGGGGCGAGGAACCGGACATGGTGTTGGCGTCGAACCGGGAGCTGGTGGTGCGCGACGTGAAGCCCGAGCGTTGCGATCTGGCGGAGTTCGGCCTGGCAGGCCGGGAGGTGCTGGAGCTGTTCGACGGGCTGACCGCGCCGGTGATCGACACCCAGCTGGTGACCGTGCAGCAGCCCGACGGGGAGCTGTCGCTGCGGTTGCTGCCGGCGGCGGGCTCCCCGGCCCGGCGGCAGCTGGAAGGGGTGCTGGCGCAGCTGCGGCAGCAGGCCAGGGCGCTGGGCAAGAAGGAAGCCCGCGGTCTCTGGCGTCGCTACTTCCTGGTGCGGGATGCCTTCGCCTCCCTGGCGCCGGCGGCCGTGCTCACGGTGCACCGCAGCCAGGGCAGCAGCTTTGGTGAGGTGTTCATCGCCGACGATGTGTTCTGGCCCTCCGATCTGCAGCTGCGCCGGCAGCTGGTGTACGTGGCGGTGAGCCGGGCCCGCACGGCGGTATGGATGGTGGCGGGAGCGGGCTCCAGCGCCGATCGCGACTGCTGGAGCCGCTGGCTGGCAGACCCCGAGGCCTGAGCCCGGCGGCTCAGACCATGCGCAGGCCTTCGATGCCCTGCCAGGCCAGGTAGGCCGCCAGCGCCAGGCTGAGGCCGCCCACCACCAGATCCCCCCGGGCGAACAGCAGCTTCTTGGCGCTCTCGAGCCGCGGCAGCATGCGCTCGCGGGCCAGGGCCACCGCCAGGAACGGCACCAGCAGCAGCAGGCTGGACGCCAGGGTGAAGACTGCGGCCATCAGCAGCTCCTGCCCGCGGCCCAGTTGAGCCGCCAGCAGCGCCGATGCCCCCTTGGCCATCAGGAACAGGTCGTCCGGGCTGACCACCTCCAGCGCCGCCCCGGCGCCGATCAGCAGCGGCAGGGGCAGGCGGCAGAAACGGTCGAGCTGGCGCGTCCAGCCTGGAGCTTCCTCCAGACCAGCACCGCGGCTGGTCGGCAGCAGCTCCCGCACCCCCAGGGTGAGCAGGGCTCCGGCCCCCATCAGATCAAGCGCCGTGCGGTGGCTGCTGCCCTGCTCCATGGTGAGCAGCAGGCCGTGGCCCAGGGTGAGCAGCACGGTCACCATCACGGCGATCGTGACGACCCAGCTCAGCACGAACAGGCCACCCCGCCGCAGGGGGTGCTCACCGAGAAGCAACAGCAGCAGCAGGCCCACATGGATCGGGCTGAGGCTGATGCCGCTGCCGTAGGCGATCAGTTCGGTCCAGAGCGAGGGGTCGTGCATCGGGGCGCCAGGGCGCGTTGGCGGTCCCGGCCAGGATGACGCACACGCCGCGCTCAGCGGCGGATCTCGAACCAGTCGTCGCCAGCGATCGGCATCAGGCTGGGGATCACCTCACTCACCAGTGCCCCGGGCGGCCCCGACTCACACCAGAGCCGCAGATCCAGCAGCTGCTGGTTCGGGCCTTCCGCCTGCACCTCCACCGAACCATCGCTGCGGTTGCGCACCCAGCCCGCCACGCCGAGCGCGGCAGCGGCGCGGCAGCAGGCCTGGCGGTAGCCCACACCCTGCACATGGCCGCGCACGATCAGCTGCCAGCGCTCCCGGGAGGCCAGGGAGCCGGCGCTGCGGCGGCTGCCGCCGCCACGGCGAACGGAGCTGTCCGCCGGGCTGCGTCGTGGAGGCGCCGGCAGATCGCCGAACACCCAGCCCAGTGGAGGTGAAGCCAGCTGGCGTGAAGCGTGCGCGTCGTCCATCCTTCACTCCGCGGTGGGCAACCCCATCCCTCAAGCTGCCACAGCGGCTTGATTCCGTCCATCACACCGTTGCCGCCCGACACAGAGGCTGCCGTGGGAGTGGGGTGCAGCTCCCAGCGGTGGAATTCGTGGCCGCAGACGGATTCTCCGCAGCGTGCCACCAGCCCGTCGTGGCTGGGGGTGGCCTGTCGGTAGCCGAGCTGGAGAGCCCCGCGTCGGGCCGTGAACGGCAGCAGGCCAGCCATCGGGTAGGGCTGGCCCTCTGGATCCTCCAACGCCTGCCCCAGCAGCAGCAGGCCACCGCATTCGGCGTAGATCGGCAGGCCGGCGGCTGCGGCACGCCGCAGGTCAGCCAGGCTGCGCCGGGCGGCAGCCAGTTCCGGCGCGTGCAGCTCCGGGTAGCCGCCCGGCAGGATTACCCCCTGACAATCCGGCGGCAGCGGCGCATCGGCCAGGGGCTGCCAAAGCCGCGGCTCCACCCCCACCGCTTCGAGCAGTTCGGTGGCTTCCGGGTAGCGGAAGTGGAAGGCGGCATCGGCGGCAATGGCCACACGCACGGGCTCGGGTGCTGGGGTTTCGTGTTCGAGCCCGAGCGCCCATTGGATCGGATCGCCGCCGGAGGCGGTCTCTGGTGAACTGGCGGGGGGTGCCAGCAGGGGCAGCAGCTGCGCGAGATCAAGGTGCTGCTCGGCCAGCGCTGCCCATTCTCCGCAGGTGCGCGTGAGGTCGTGGAGCTCATGGGCGGGCAGCAGCCCCAGGTGCCGTGACGGCAGGCTCAGGCTGGGGTGGCGCGGCAGCAGGCCCAGCACCGGCATGCCGATGGCGGCGAGCGCTTCGCTCAGCAGCGCCTGGTGCCGGGCGGTGCTTACGCCGTTGAGCACCACCCCGGCCATGGTGAGGTCGCGGCGATGGTGCCGGAAACCGTTGACCAGCGCCGCGACCGATCCGGCCTGGCGGCTGGCTTCCACCACCAGCACCACCGGCAGCTGCAGCGCGACGGCCAGCTCGGCGGAGCTGCCCTCGTCGCCGGGCCCGCGGCCGTCGAACAGGCCCATGACCCCCTCCACCAGGCAGTGGTCGGCCTGACGGCCCCACCAGTGGAAACTGCGCTCCACCCATTCGGGGCCGCAGAGCAGGCGGTCGAGGTTGCGGCACGGCCGGCCGCTCACCCGGGCCAGCAACTGGGGATCGAGGTAGTCGGGCCCCACCTTGAAGGTCTGGACGCTGCGGCCGCGCTGGCGCAGCAGGGCCGTGAGCGCCAGGCTGAGCAGCGTTTTGCCGCTGCCGCTGCAGGGGGCCGCAATCAGGCAGGCCATCAGTGCCGGCCCCCCGCCGCTGGGTTCAGGACAGCCTCAGTTCGGCAGCAGCTTGGCTGCCAGCGGAGCAGCGGCGGCGAGCAGCGGCGTGGTGGAGTCGTGGCCGCCACCCAGCAGCCGCCCCATTTCCATCTCATCGGACCCGGGCACCTTCGGCACCACATCTTCCGCCAGCTCCATCCGCGCCACGCCGCCGGCCTCCAGCCGCATGCAGCCGCCGGTTTCCGAGCAGAGGATCACGCAGAGCGGCTTGCGATCGTCGGGTTCGCAGATCAGCCGCAACCCCACGATCGTGCCCGGGTGGCTGCTGGGGATCCCCACCGGCACCGGCATCAGCTTGAGGCGCACTTCCTTGCCGTCGCTGCGCTCGAAGTCGGCGCCGATGGAGTCACCGTCCATTTTGTAACTGGTCACAAAGTGCCAGCCGAGTCGGTCGGCGATCCAGGCGGCCAGCAGCAGCCCCTGCACCGGATGGCTGCCCTCCACATCGATGTCGAGGTGCACCACGTGGCTGAGCGATTCGCGCCGACCGGGCGGGTCGAACACCATCGCCAGCGACTCCCGCCAGCCGCGCAACCGCAGCCAGTTGAGGTCGTTGACGGCGGTGCTGCTGTTGACGCGCTCCTCCAGCAGATCAAGGCAGCGGCGCGGCGGGCCGAGGGCGCTGTCGATCACCAGCCGGCGCCCCGGGCTGCTGAGGGCCGCCAGCAGATCGGGCGCTTCCTCCAGCGAACCGTTCCACCACACCCAGCAGGGCAGGTCGTCGGGCACCAGGGGCTGCAGCAGGCTCAGGCCCTGCCGCAGGGCGTCGAAGTCGCCGCGCAGCACCACCACATCTCCGCAGGTGGCGCCGTTGTTGCCTTCCTCGCTGAGCGGGCAGTAGGCCGCCACAAGCGTTTCCAGGCCGGCGCTATTGCTGAGCGTGGGCGCCAGGGTGATCAGCCGGCGCGGCTGGTAGGCGCTGATCGCCGATTCCACGTGTTGGCCGCGCAGGTCTTCGCCGACGTGGTCGACCCCCGCGTGCTCGCCCAGCGCCCAGGCCAGTTCTGGTGCCAGCGGCGAGGTGCTGGGGGGAAGGCCACAGAAGTCGACCGCTTCACGGGCCGCCTCCAGCACTTCCGGACGCACCACCCCGGTCACCGGGCCTTCCAGCCGGCCCAGCCGCACCAGGTGCTGTTCCACCCAGGCCGGTTGCCACACCAGCAGGGTGAAGGTGCTGGCCCCGCTGCTGTGCCCCAGGTCGTGCTGCCAGAGCTTCTCCAGGTAGCCGGTGAGCTCGGGGGGCGGCAGTTCCACCGGGGCCTGAAGGGTCAGTTGGGGGCTCATGGAGAGAGGGGCAGGGAGGGGGGACGGGACGGATGTGGATGGTGGAGGCCGAGGCGTTCAGGGGCGGCGCCAGACCAGGTCGTCGCTGGCGAGCAGGCTGTCGGCAGCGGCGGGGCCCCAGGTGCGGGCCTCATAGGGCTGGACCGGCAGCTGCCAGGGACTGTCCTCGATCAGCTCCAGCAGGGGGGTGTAGAGGCGCCACGCCGCTTCCACCTCATCGCCGCGGGTAAACAGGGTGGGATCTCCCAGCATGGCGTCGGCGAGCAGGCGCACGTAGCCCTCATCGGAGGGTTCCCCGAACGATTCGTCGTAGGAGAACTGCATGTCGACCGGCCGGCTGCGCATGCCCGATCCCGGAGCCTTCACCTCGAAGCGGAATTCGGCGCCCTCGTTGGGCTGGATGCGCAGGATCAGCTGGTTGGCGGTTGGGCTGCCGCCGGCGGCGTCGAAGAGGTGCACCGGCGCCTCACGGAAGGTGAGCACCACCTCGCTGAGCCGCTTGGGCAGTTGCTTGCCGGTGCGCAGATAGAAGGGCACCCCCTGCCAGCGCCAGTTGTCGATGAACAGCTTCATCGCCACATAGGTTTCGGTGGTGCTGTTCGGGTTGACCCCCGGCTCCTCCCGGTAGCCCTTGATCGGCCGGCTGCGGGAGCCGCCGGGTCCGTACTGGCCGCGTACGCAGCAGTTCCAGGGCTCGGCCTCATCGGCGAGGCGAGCGGCCTGCAGCACCTTGGCCTTCTCGTTGCGGATTGCTTCCGGGTCGAAGCGGCCCGGCGCTTCCATGGTGGTGAGCGCCAGCATCTGGGTGAGGTGGTTCTGCACCATGTCCCGCAGGGCGCCGGAGCTTTCGTAGTAGCCGGCCCGCTCCTCCACCCCCACGGTTTCAGCGGCGGTGATCTGCACGCTGGAGATGAAGTTGCGGTTCCAGATCGGCTCGAAGATGGTGTTGGCGAAGCGCAGCACCAGGATGTTCTGGACCGTTTCCTTGCCCAGGTAGTGGTCGATCCGGAAGACCTGGTTTTCCTGGGCGCAGGCCTGCACGATTCGGTTGAGCTTCTCGGCGCTCCCGTAGTCACGACCGAAGGGCTTCTCGATCACCACCCGGCTGCGCTGCGGGTCGCTCAGCAGGCCGGCATCGGCGAGGGCGCGGCAGCCGCTGCCATAGAAGGTGGGCGACACCGACAGGTAGAAGGTGCGGTTGGAGCGAGTGGCCCGTAGCCGGTCGATGGCCTCGAGCCGCTGGCCCAGGCGCACCAGATGCTCAGGCACCTGCAGGTCCACCGGCTCGTAGAAGAGGCCGCTGCTGAACTGTTCCCAGGCGCTGGCGTGGTCGGCCACCTCCTCCGCCAGG
Above is a window of Synechococcus sp. MW101C3 DNA encoding:
- a CDS encoding divergent PAP2 family protein; its protein translation is MIAVPSGTPPLFQLLGNGVLAWALIACGLAQCSKLLIELVEHRRWRPAVLFETGGMPSSHAALVTGAAAGIGWQQGFDDPLFAFAATVAFVVMYDASGVRRAAGLQAGAINALPPATWQDAAPAKPLKENLGHTRLEVLAGSLMGPAIALTGLALAGSPLQIAQSWGWLPLA
- a CDS encoding AAA family ATPase, whose translation is MSLPSADAQAFTPGQRQAVKAFVAWLDAPADGRPFVLSGYAGTGKTYLSMAFLAEVERRDLCWTVVAPTHKAVGVLRQYLELSGLRPTWFPSTLHRLLRLKLRRDGGREICEETEQTAVALEPLALVLIDEASMVDSTLLQIALRCAHPYGTRLVFVGDPAQLPPVGEPLSPVFDLQRAELARLEQVVRHQGPVLRLATGLREQRLPCRLPPQLPAIRQPEGMVALLERSAWLAAAQQALRRAAEGDNPDQARILCYTNRSLEQLVPLARRAIHGEMADQLPVLPGEVLITRMAVMAPACREGAEGGEEPDMVLASNRELVVRDVKPERCDLAEFGLAGREVLELFDGLTAPVIDTQLVTVQQPDGELSLRLLPAAGSPARRQLEGVLAQLRQQARALGKKEARGLWRRYFLVRDAFASLAPAAVLTVHRSQGSSFGEVFIADDVFWPSDLQLRRQLVYVAVSRARTAVWMVAGAGSSADRDCWSRWLADPEA
- a CDS encoding GAP family protein yields the protein MHDPSLWTELIAYGSGISLSPIHVGLLLLLLLGEHPLRRGGLFVLSWVVTIAVMVTVLLTLGHGLLLTMEQGSSHRTALDLMGAGALLTLGVRELLPTSRGAGLEEAPGWTRQLDRFCRLPLPLLIGAGAALEVVSPDDLFLMAKGASALLAAQLGRGQELLMAAVFTLASSLLLLVPFLAVALARERMLPRLESAKKLLFARGDLVVGGLSLALAAYLAWQGIEGLRMV
- a CDS encoding acylphosphatase; this translates as MRGHVQGVGYRQACCRAAAALGVAGWVRNRSDGSVEVQAEGPNQQLLDLRLWCESGPPGALVSEVIPSLMPIAGDDWFEIRR
- a CDS encoding cobyrinate a,c-diamide synthase translates to MACLIAAPCSGSGKTLLSLALTALLRQRGRSVQTFKVGPDYLDPQLLARVSGRPCRNLDRLLCGPEWVERSFHWWGRQADHCLVEGVMGLFDGRGPGDEGSSAELAVALQLPVVLVVEASRQAGSVAALVNGFRHHRRDLTMAGVVLNGVSTARHQALLSEALAAIGMPVLGLLPRHPSLSLPSRHLGLLPAHELHDLTRTCGEWAALAEQHLDLAQLLPLLAPPASSPETASGGDPIQWALGLEHETPAPEPVRVAIAADAAFHFRYPEATELLEAVGVEPRLWQPLADAPLPPDCQGVILPGGYPELHAPELAAARRSLADLRRAAAAGLPIYAECGGLLLLGQALEDPEGQPYPMAGLLPFTARRGALQLGYRQATPSHDGLVARCGESVCGHEFHRWELHPTPTAASVSGGNGVMDGIKPLWQLEGWGCPPRSEGWTTRTLHASWLHLHWAGCSAICRRLHDAARRTAPFAVAAAAAAAPAPWPPGSAGS
- a CDS encoding glucose-6-phosphate dehydrogenase assembly protein OpcA — its product is MSPQLTLQAPVELPPPELTGYLEKLWQHDLGHSSGASTFTLLVWQPAWVEQHLVRLGRLEGPVTGVVRPEVLEAAREAVDFCGLPPSTSPLAPELAWALGEHAGVDHVGEDLRGQHVESAISAYQPRRLITLAPTLSNSAGLETLVAAYCPLSEEGNNGATCGDVVVLRGDFDALRQGLSLLQPLVPDDLPCWVWWNGSLEEAPDLLAALSSPGRRLVIDSALGPPRRCLDLLEERVNSSTAVNDLNWLRLRGWRESLAMVFDPPGRRESLSHVVHLDIDVEGSHPVQGLLLAAWIADRLGWHFVTSYKMDGDSIGADFERSDGKEVRLKLMPVPVGIPSSHPGTIVGLRLICEPDDRKPLCVILCSETGGCMRLEAGGVARMELAEDVVPKVPGSDEMEMGRLLGGGHDSTTPLLAAAAPLAAKLLPN
- the zwf gene encoding glucose-6-phosphate dehydrogenase; this encodes MTAVLTNPLRVGLRQERVISPQCLVIFGASGDLTHRKLIPALFELFRQRRLPSEFAVLGCARRPWSDEEFRARMTEALAEEVADHASAWEQFSSGLFYEPVDLQVPEHLVRLGQRLEAIDRLRATRSNRTFYLSVSPTFYGSGCRALADAGLLSDPQRSRVVIEKPFGRDYGSAEKLNRIVQACAQENQVFRIDHYLGKETVQNILVLRFANTIFEPIWNRNFISSVQITAAETVGVEERAGYYESSGALRDMVQNHLTQMLALTTMEAPGRFDPEAIRNEKAKVLQAARLADEAEPWNCCVRGQYGPGGSRSRPIKGYREEPGVNPNSTTETYVAMKLFIDNWRWQGVPFYLRTGKQLPKRLSEVVLTFREAPVHLFDAAGGSPTANQLILRIQPNEGAEFRFEVKAPGSGMRSRPVDMQFSYDESFGEPSDEGYVRLLADAMLGDPTLFTRGDEVEAAWRLYTPLLELIEDSPWQLPVQPYEARTWGPAAADSLLASDDLVWRRP